A region from the Cervus elaphus chromosome 10, mCerEla1.1, whole genome shotgun sequence genome encodes:
- the KDELR2 gene encoding ER lumen protein-retaining receptor 2 has protein sequence MNIFRLTGDLSHLAAIVILLLKIWKTRSCAGISGKSQLLFALVFTTRYLDLFTSFISLYNTSMKLIYIACSYATVYLIYMKFKATYDGNHDTFRVEFLVVPVGGLSFLVNHDFSPLEILWTFSIYLESVAILPQLFMISKTGEAETITTHYLFFLGLYRALYLVNWIWRFYFEGFFDLIAVVAGVVQTILYCDFFYLYITKVLKGKKLSLPA, from the exons ATGAACATCTTCCGGCTGACCGGGGACCTGTCCCACCTGGCGGCCATCGTCATCCTGCTGCTGAAGATCTGGAAGACGCGCTCCTGCGCCG gtatTTCTGGGAAAAGCCAGCTTCTGTTTGCACTGGTCTTCACAACTCGTTACCTGGAtctttttacttcatttatttcattatataatacGTCTATGAAG ctCATCTACATCGCCTGCTCCTATGCCACAGTGTACCTGATCTACATGAAATTTAAGGCAACCTACGATGGAAATCATGATACTTTCCGAGTggagtttctggtggtccctgtgGGCGGCCTCTCATTTCTAGTCAATCATGATTTCTCTCCTCTTGAG ATCTTGTGGACCTTCTCCATCTACCTGGAGTCGGTGGCCATCCTGCCGCAGCTCTTCATGATCAGCAAGACCGGGGAGGCGGAGACCATCACCACCCACTACCTGTTCTTCCTGGGCCTCTACCGCGCCTTGTACCTCGTCAACTGGATCTGGCGCTTCTACTTCGAGGGCTTCTTTGACCTCATCGCCGTGGTGGCCGGCGTTGTCCAGACCATCCTGTACTGCGACTTCTTCTACTTGTACATCACGAAAG TTCTCAAGGGAAAGAAGCTCAGTCTGCCCGCGTAA